A genomic window from Prochlorococcus sp. RS04 includes:
- the rpmA gene encoding 50S ribosomal protein L27, producing the protein MAHKKGTGSTRNGRDSNSKRLGVKAYGGEKVTAGSILIRQRGTSFLPGINVGKGKDDTLFALKEGTVSFESIKRNLRNRKRVNIVI; encoded by the coding sequence ATGGCACATAAAAAAGGAACAGGTTCTACTAGAAACGGAAGAGATTCAAATTCCAAAAGATTAGGTGTGAAAGCTTATGGCGGAGAAAAAGTAACTGCTGGATCAATTTTAATTCGCCAAAGAGGTACATCCTTTTTGCCTGGTATCAATGTCGGAAAAGGTAAAGATGACACCCTTTTTGCGCTCAAAGAAGGAACCGTAAGTTTCGAAAGCATTAAAAGAAATTTAAGAAATAGAAAAAGAGTTAATATAGTTATCTAA